The sequence CATGTCATCCTTCCAGAGTGAAGTATTTCATCACAATATAGCAGACCTTGTCCCATGGTGGCGGAAGCTCCTCCTAGTTGAAGCTGCCCGCCCTCTTCACAGGGTTCTCCCCTTCACGAAAAAATTGGTTCAGGATGGTAGTATCTGAAATGCGGCTTTGTTTAttccatttcctcccctccatGGACAGACCCGTTGCTTGAGCGATCACTTCTTTGTTGATTTCGAAGGAAATACCCCCCATGGTAACCATTTTGTCCTCCCATGAAGCCACAAATTGCTTTGATAATCTCTTGTCATTTCCTTTCATACTTTTCATAAATTTATCAATCCCGCCCTCCACACAGACAAACCACACCGCTGGCTTTGCTTTAAATTCATCCATTTTGTCAAGTTCCAGTCTTATCCTGTCACCCCCCATAGTTGTTTCTTCTAGCTTAGCAAAGCAGACAAGAAACAAAATATCAAAGAAACAGAGTCGAACCAGAGCAAAGGCAGAGTCGTGAAAAAAACTTAGCCAGCTCTGGGATAAAATCATACAATAAACAGTGTGATTATTGCAAGTTGTGCCTAAACAGATTTCTCTTTCACCAAATCTATTACACTCGTGCAAACCCTCAATCCAACCAATGTGATTTGGCCGATCCCACATGTCGCCTCTATCGCCGCCAATAATATCAGTCCGGATGATAATTAGGAAATTACCATTCCCGATATCAATACTATAATAATAATTATCATCATTATTAAACCCTCTTCGTAGCTGATGACAAGGCCAAAAGTAGCTATCCCAACCCATGATGGGCGGGTTTCCCCtccaaactcaaaattcaaaatttggctCTGTTCATTTGGTGATAGTTATACGGGTTCATCATTAGAATTGGTTTTTTCGGTCTCCAAGATCTCCTTGGTGATCATTGGCAGCAAATCGAGGTTCCTCCAGCATCGTAAGTCATTTTGCAACCTTCCCACCATAGCCATAGAGTCAACAACATCATCCCCCTCTCCAAAGATGTGGCAGATGGTGAAACCATCAAGGTTAGTCATAAGCATTCTAGCATCCCTCAAAATGGGGTCTACTTTCCACCCAGTCGCAAATCTACCCCTAACCGCTTCCACAATGGTCTGcgagtcaccttcaatttccagatgtTTAATGTCGATAGTATTAGAAAATCTCAGATCCCAGAGGAGAGTTATTCCCTCGGCTTGAGTGACAATATGGTTCTTTAGGTTGCCCGCATAGGCGGCAACAGTATCCCCCTGATGGTCACGGATGACTCCACCTCCAGCTTGGCAGGCATTTTGGGTAgacccatcaaagttcaatttctACCAATGGGCGTTTGGGGCTAACCATTTGGTCTTTTCCTGTTGATCTTTTTACTATTGTTGAAAACTTCAAACTCCAGGGGGAGCTTCCATACTTCAGCAATTTTTTTGTCCATCGGGTTTGGAAGATTGGGGGGGTTTTCCACTTTGTCACAGATATATTATCCAAAACCATTTTGAAGTAATTGTAAAAGACTTTATCCGAGGGGGATTCAACATCTCTaaagattctattatttctttctttccacacaCCCTAGCAGATATGTGGTGGGATCTATCTACCTCCATAATTGGAGAATTGGGGGGGTGACGGGAGGGAGGAGTCCATCCAGTGACAAACTGATTAACGCTATCCTGAAAAAATCCATTGCATACCACATTTTTCAAGGGTAATGGTCCACAAGTGTCCCGCAAAGGGGTAGTGGATGAAAAAATGGTCAATAGTTTCCTCTTTGGTTTTGCATAAAATGCATCTATTGGAAAGTGGAAACCCCTCCTTTTAAGATTGTCCTGAGTCTGGATTTTGCCATGCATTAGGGACCACCAGAAGAAGTTAACTTTTGGGATCAGCTGAGAATTCCATATCTTCCACCAACACTCAATATTGCCAGTGGGTCTTAGAAGTTGTTTGTAAGCAGACTTGACCGAGAAAGCCCCCGACTAGGTCCCCTTCCAAATTGAATCTGTCCTCCTGGGGAGCTAAGGGAATTCTGCATTCCAGCATAAGGTCATGCAGCTCTAGAGCAGTGCGTAACAGGTTAGGTCGATTAGAAAAAAATTGGGCTATGTTCTTCTATCTTCCTCTTCACGACTCCATGTAATTAGCAATGTACTCCCCTCAGTGCTCCTTTAGGGGATACATTAATTGGTGGAATCGAGAATCCACCAGAGGTTTGTCATccacccaagagtcttcccagGACCTAATCTTCCTTCCATTTCCAATCTGCCATTTCAATCCTTCTTTGATAATCGGTCTAATTTTCAAGATATTGTTCCATATTTTAGACCCATGAGGAAGATCACCAGCACTCAAATTACCATAGAATTGCTCCCTTTCCAAATACTTGGCCCTGATAATGTTACACCGGCCTGCCTCGCCTTTAGCTAGGGTCCATCCCACTTTTGCAATTAACACCTTGTTCAAGGCATTTATCTTTCTGATCCCAACTCCTCCCATAGATTTGGGTAAGCAAATGGTGTCCCAATTTACCAGAGAGAGGCGTTTCTTTTCCTCCATGTCCGTCCAAAGAAAGGTTCTCTAGATTCTCTCAAGCTTTTCCCCCATAACACCAAATAATTTgaacaatgaaagaaagtacaccGGTATGCCGTGGAGGGAAGCCGCAAGGAGTTGGAGCTTACCCGCACTActaaggaatttccctttccaacccacaagtttcttttgTATTCGTTCTAGGATAGTATTCCAGAAAGTAAGGGTAACCTCTTTAAcagtgagggggagacccaggtaCGAACTTACATCCCAGTATAGAGAGAATTTTAAGTTGAAGGTCGCCAgaggtgttgaagaagaagagattactcttATCATAGTTGATACATTGTCCTAAGGCATAGGCATAATCCTCTAGTAAATTCTTCCATAGTTTGGCCTCAATAACTGAGGATATACCAAACAAAAaggtatcatcgacaaattgttggatCACTGAGGGGGGAATAGTAGAAGCAACTTTGAATCCCTACAGGCTGCCATTGATCATCAGATCAACCACATTCCTACTCAAGACTTCAGCAATCGTGATGAAGAGATAAGAGGACAGAGGGTCTCCTTGTCGAATACCATTTTCAACTTTAAAGCAGCCTCTAGGGGTCCCGTTGATCAAGACCGAGAACTAGACCGTAGAAACACATTCCCGAATCATGTCAACAACCTTCTAGTTGAAGCCTAGTTTTGAGAGAGTTTTAAAAAGGAAGCACCAAatgactttatcataagcttttgaaatgTCGAGCTTGAAAGCCATACGTGGGATTCTGCTCTTGTCCATGGAGTGGATTATTTCATGGGTGGCAATGGCCGCATCCAGAATTTGACAACCAGGGACAAAACCTTTTTGGGAGGGACTGATAAACTTTGCCAAAAGGGGATTAATTCTATTCACCAAGACCTTAGATATTATTTTGTAGATATAATTGCAGAGGCTTATGGGCCGAAAGTCCTTCATACAGCTGGGGTTCGAAGACTTGGGGACAAGAACGATGTAGGTGTTATtcaattttttcaataattttccGGTCTTGAATAAGTCCTTCACCGCTTTAGTAACATCATAACTAACAATGTCCCAATAATCTTGGAAGAACGTCGTGGGGGGGGGAGCCATCTGGGCCTGGGGTCTTAAAGGCACCCATCGCAAAGACTGCCAAGCGGACCTCCTCCAAGGAGATAGGAGCAAGGAGCTGAGAGTTATCCTCCTCCCCAATGGCATTAAGGAGCTTACTCAAAAGTCTATCATGGAGAGACACATTGTTTCTTCTAGACACAGTATACGTATAGATGAAGAAGTCAGTGGCATTTTGGCCAATTAGGGATTCTCCAATGATCTCTTGATCCGAGTCATCCTTTAAACATTTGATAAAGTTTCTCCTTTTAAAGATGCTCGCCGAGCGGTGGAAGAAGGCTGAGTTTCTGTCCCCCTCTTTCAACCACTAAATTttggatctttgtttccagtagatttcctccTTAGAAAGGATTTCCTTCCAATTCTTACGACATTCTTCTTCCTCAACCAGTAGAGAGTGAGGGGGTCACCTACAGCCATATTGCTTTGGAATTGTTCCAGTCTGGAGCACAACTCCTTTTTCTTCTTGAAGATGTCACCAAAAGTTGCCTTATTCCAAACTTTGACTTCCCTGCGGATAAGTTTCAGTTTCTCAGCAATTCTAAACATTGCAGTCCCTTGGATCGAGGTAGCCCACCAACCCTTGACCAAGTCTCTGAAATCATGGTGGgaggcccacataatctcatagCATAAAGGGGGGAGACCCATGTAGGGTCTATCCTTCCAATGGAGCAGGAGGGAGCTATGATCAGAAGTTGTCCTTGGGAGAGTCTTAAGGTAGGAGTTGTGACCAATATCCCAGTTGGTAGAGGCAAGAAATCTATCCAGTCTTACTTGAATTAGATGATTGCCTTTCCTATTATTCGACCAAGTGTAGGGGACACCCTAGAGATCAAGATCAAGGAGGCTAGTTACATTAATGAGGTTAGCGAGATCTCCCATGCTATCTATAAAATCCACTAGTCCTCTACATTTCTCAGAGGGGGTAGAGGGGGGTATTAAAGTCTCCTGCCAACATGTATTAAGACTTTTGGTCCGCCAAGATGAGTTCGTAGATTTCCTCCCACACCAGACGCCTTCCCACTTTGGAATTGGGGGTATATATATTGAACAAGTGCCAGTAGTGTTCACCATATTGAAAAGTAACCGCTAGGAAGTTCTGAGTGCTAACATAAATTTTTCCTTGGACTTTGAAGGGGTCCTAGAGGGTAGCAATTCCCCCAGAGGCCCCTAAAGCATCCACATACAAAAAGGCAGCCCCCGACCAAAGTTTACCAACAATGGTTGCAAAAGTTTGGTAGGACATTTTAACCTCCTGAAGAAGACAAATATCCAGTGACACTTTTAACAAGTGTTGCTTAATAGCTATAGGCATGTGCTCTTCACTCCCAAATAACAATTAGACCAAAATTACGCTTTTGAGGATGGAGGGGAAGGGGATGAATATTTCCTCACAAATTTAAATTGCCCCTATGTAACGTCCATATGCAATGCCCATGATTAATGTTTTACATGTTTGAATGAACGTTTGTGCTACAAGGCTTTGACTCCCTATTAAAACATCAACTTTATGCAGAAGTAGCCTTTTATTTACAAAGATTGATGCATCTATATACAATTAATAAAATCCTTTTGACATaataaattattttgaaaattatgaCCAAATCAAGGTGAAAAACATATTTATTGATTTCACATTTTCAAACTGTCTTGAGTGGATTTGGGATGTCCCAATATGCTTAAATTTTTTTTATCCATTTATGAATATTTATTATAATAGTAATGATAAACTTTTCATCCATTTGTAAGGCTTACAAATTCAGCTGATAGGTTATTTTGATGGGGGAAGTCGCCCACTGAAAATGGGAAACGTCTATCCAGCCATCAGAAAAAAGAAATCTTACCAAAGAGGgacttagttttttttttttaactcttcTTGACAAGATTTTCATTTCTGATGCCTGGATAGACAAAGGTCTGAAAATGTGTCTCAAGCTGCAAAAAAAACAACTTTCCATTCACCAGTAAAAACAGCTTTAAAAACAAATTTCAACTAGTGAAAATTGTGCTCTCACATTAAAAaactttgaatttcaaatatgttgTGATGTCAACCTATTAAGTTAAGCTcagataaattaaaatataatgatgGAAATTTTAAAACCGAATATTGATTTTAACCGAAAATTCCATAAGCACAGGACACTCTGGAAgtgaatattatattatattaaaactatttattaaattaaatctaTTCTATTAATAGACCAGTGTTGATCTCTATTTCCACATGTAGAGCAATTCCAATCGTAGCATTCTCAAAGTAAAGTCCACCTTCCAGTTCCCTAAGTAAAAAATCGGTTAATAGTTCTTTTGTTTGTCAATTATAGTTAGCTATAGGAAAATATTTAAGATGGAATAAAACATTGGGGAAGACAAAAGTGTTCGGATTCCATTCATTATAACCTTCAGGGATACCAAGAAAAATGGGGATTTCCTTAGTGTTAATTATTAAGTAATATTTTAAAATCTTTTAGACACTTGGTAAAagcttaaataatttttttaatgggaAACAGGTAAATATTACTATATGAATATCATATTATTTCAGTTTGGTAGAATATTTATCGAAATTCTTTAAGATGTTTGTATTTTGAAAAGGTAAATTTCAAGTTTTTAAAAGTTTGATAATTTGGAAAGCTTAACTTGTTGAATGAGAAGTATTGTTTATGActaattgatttatttcatgagaTAAGACAATATGTCTTAAGAGATTAATAGAGTGCAACAAAGAAAATGTTCTAGATTAATTTGTTGAAGCATTAAAACTATTGAAGGCATCATTCTTGTAGAAAATTGTGTTAGAACAAATTTTCTATACAATTGTTCTATTAAACATaagaaagatacaatatcaaggatAAGAGATAAAGTTCTCAAATGTATCTTTTTCATTTAAACATATTCTCTTTGAATCATAGgaatattttgatgaagaaatatttAGATCAATTAATGCAAATACTTCTACCAAAAATCATTCCTTCGCCTAATTGGAATTAAATGTTACATTCTTGTGATTCCAAATCTAACCTTGCGACAAGGCTAAATACAAACATCAAATAAGTTTATAAATCAACTAATCATTCCATCTGAAATTATATCTAAAACCATGTaacctttttttttgaaaataattatGTAGTTATCCAATGGTAATGGAATTCAGTCATTTATGGTGGAGTAAATTTAGACATGATAAGCCTGATCTCTTTTACACTTGCATAAATTCCTTTACCATCAACTGTTTATGAATTTTCATATTGTAGTCAAGGctcatctacaacaacaccatcttcCAATGTTGAAATACAACACAAGGCTATCTCCAAAAGAATGGCACCAGAAACAAAGAAGGCATCTCACAAAAGAACTGTTTGGAATTTGTCATATTAACACTTCATATATGAAGGAATTGTAAAGACTTTCTACAATATCTTATCTTTTACTTCTATTACTGAGGAGGGTTAACTCTAACTCAATCTTGATAAAGTATTTAAACATCCAATTATAGACATTCtatcaaatatataattatataagttACCATCAACATAACTATTATACTAATttatacaataaaataaaataaattactaattTTACTTAATATTTTCTAAATATTTTCTTAAAAGTTTATGACATACTCCCTACATAATCAAACCTCACAAGTACAATGCTTTTATAAGCTACTTTCCAAATGTCAATAGAACGAACCATAGATAAACCTATGCATGTATTGGTCATAGTTGTTATGCTAAAGAGGAAGCATATATGCTTTCAAGATCTTATCCAAAGCAAATAATGCATATTAAGAGTACAAAGATCCCTTCCAATGTTAACAAAATACCATATGAAACTGCTAAAACCTCTCTACTAAGATCAATACTAATCTCAAAAAATTTGACACTACAAAAAATTTGACACTACATTTTTGAAGAAATAGGTTAAGAGAACCATATTTGGTTGATTTCCTCTTTGCTAAATAATACAATTCAAAACTGAGAGCAAACGTATTCTTTTCTTAAACTGATTTCACTTCTCTAGCAAACGTGTTCTTTCCTTGAACTAATTTCACTTCTCTAAATAATTCCTTTAGTTTCAATTCACTTTACTCTTTCAGAATTCCATTTAGTTTATGTGCTCTTCATTTACTCCCGGTTTcttcacaacaacaaaaaaaactcTGATGATTTCCAAAGCAATTCCTTTAGTATCTGGAACCTTCAGAAATGTGAAAACTCACCAAAACAGAAACTTGCCTGGATTCGTGTCCTAAACCAGGTAATGATTTTAATGACCTCTCTTTAAACTCGCACTATGATTTCTCTAAACCCAAATAAAATTGAGATCTCACAACAGTAATGCCATACATAAAGTAAAACCCCCTTTCATTTCAGAATTCTTACCCAAATCGTCCAAACACATTTGTTTAAGTAATCTGAATTTTCAGTCAGATGATCATCCGATGTAGCTCTACTCAACACCTTATTAAACGAAACGCATCAAGCATCAATCGCACCTTATTAAATGAAAAGTACATAATGTAGACACATTTATAAACTGCAAATAATGTTGTCAACTTCACATACAAACCTTAATTGACTTATTACATGAATCTATATACAGAGTGCACATGTGCACATCAATCTATTATGAAAAATTAATATCACTTTAAAAAATACCTGTATACttcataaaaatatgatattaaaaAATGGAATTTTATCATAATTCATAGTCAATCCCTGCATCTCGTCTTGAAAGATTCCACACTAAACCATGTGGTAAAAAAATGGTCGGTTCTTGTTATGCAGCATAACATTGAAAGCTTCCAGTAAAAGAAAGTAACGACTAAGAAAACTGATCTTAAACGATAATGTCTAGGGGCACAGGAATTTTGAATAGTCCTCATAGATGTATAGAACTGATTCTTAGAAGCTTTAAATTTTGAATAACTTGTCTGTACTGTCATCTTTTCTTGGTTTTCGTTCTTCTCACATTCTTCAAGACTTGCTGCCACGATGTTAATCGTTCATCATTACTGATGAGATGTTTTTCCTCCTGTTTAGCTGGTTTTTGGATTTGCAGCATCTCTTGCTGCGTGTGATGAGTTATTAGTAGTTATGTTTCTCTATTCTCTCCGCGTCATACTCTGTCCTTGTATGATTTGTGTGGCGGTTATTCAAGGATGTTCCTCTTGCTGCCCCCCAGCAGCAAGTTTTGGCATCCTCCTGCACTCCTTCAGCTGATTTGTCTCTTCAGCTGGTTTTGGGTTCAGCATATATGGAGTCATAATATTTCAGTTGTTTTTTTGTTAACATCTCTTTTTGGAGCAGGAATTGTTTCTGCAGGTCTTCATCTAGTGGCAGCCAATATGGTTTTTGGCTTTAATGTGTTCCTCTGGCAATTCTACGATACAAGCTGCCGTTCGAGTTTTTTCTGCCATTTGCACACCCTCGATTCTACATATCATCATGGTTGGCTTATCATGCCTTTATGgattttgtaattttgtaattgatacTTTTGATTATGATGTTTTTTAGTGATCTTGTAAGCGTTAATATGCTAACGCATTTTGGGTGGGGTTATGAAATGTATCTAGCTCTGACTAGCGGGGGTTATATGGTTATGTATGTTCTTTTGTGTGGGCAATGACcgaagtttttctttctggttcttttcttcggaagcccttcttgaaccagttgtaaaaatatatatatattaataaaatatataaagtGGCCTCgccaccttttaaaaaaaaaaaaattaaaaattattaggcAAACAAAATTCCTTGTCTTTGGAAAGTCCTGTTCTATCAGGATACTGCTTTACAGTTAAGTCAAGGACACTATTTTTCAAGAGGTATCATTGAATATACAATGAATAAAGACTAAAACCTCATGCCTCCAAAAGGTTTTGACTGATATAAAACTCATTTTGGACCACTCCAGCCTCAAGACAAGGTCTGGATTGATCAAACCCCATTTTGTTTGACCCAACCACAAGAAAAGGTACAGATTGATTAAAACATCTTTCTGTCTGATTAAACCAAACGAAAATGCATGGATCAATTAAAAACCCCTTTTGGTCTGATCCAACCTCATGCAAATGCCTGAATTGATTAAAACCCCTTTCTGTCTGCTCCAACCTCAACAAATGTCTTTCAGCTGATGGCAAGATCAACAGACAGTAGACTTACCCTTGTACTTTTCAAAAAACTTTGCCGCCTCAGGACCGCCCATCAGAAACTTGTCAGCAAAACATTGTTCACTTAGTCCATACACTTTAGCTAGACTTCTGGGAAGTCTGGATGGATCTGTTTCACTTAAAAATTCAATTACCTTATGCCGTGGTTGAAGCCTATTCTCTATGCTATAACATAAAAGACGAGGATACGAAACCACAATGTTTGGCTGAAAGCCAGCAGTATTTTTCAAGAAATCCATTTTTTTCTTTATCATATCAATGCCAACAGTGAGCGTACTAGGAGACCACCTTACAATCTTCAGGATCTCATTCtccagaagaccaagagttgtcaagagttttaatttattttcaaaattttcaagcccAGAGCTATCAACCACTGCAAGGGCGTTCGCAAATGCTTTCGATCCCTCCAAAATCCCAGGTTTCTCACATATTCAATCTCCAATTTCAGCGCCTCTTCACTGCGAAAAATTAAACCGGGCCTTACCGTGATTACATAAAAGAAGCTCATCTTGCATACTTGATTGCTTTAAAATGTCTATGTTAGGTTTCATATTGTCAGTATTACACATCAAAACCCTAGGATACCGCATGATAATTTTGTACAGATTAAGCTTTGAACCAAATATGCCTACAAGCAAAGGAACTTTAGGGTTTAGGTTTTGTTCCAAATTGCAACCGAGGAATCTGGGTTCTTGAGATATGATGTGTGCCAGGTCACTGCCAGTAAAACCTAATGCCTTCATGAACTCAATCTTGGGCTTTAACTGACTATGCACTTTGAGCTTTATAGTATTTGGTTGTAATAAAACGATTTTCCTTACCTGGTCTTCGGTGAAACCCGAGTCTCTGAAGAGCTGGACTGCCTGCTGGGCTGTGCGGATGGATATAACTTTGAACAAATCTTCGTCCCTCCTACCAATCGCTAAAACTTGGGACTCAGAAAACCCACATTCATTGAGCAAGAATTGGGTCATAGCAATTTTTCGTCTGCAATATTCTTCTGCTTCTGTTCGAGGTCTATTTGAGGATATGGCATCAGAAAATTTTGAGGCAGAGAACGAGGAACATTTTAAGAGAACATAGTACCTAAATGGTGAGAGAATGCATTTAAGGAATAGCATTGTCTGGGCAGGCATTCACCAAATCAAAGCCTGAGGTGCTCAATAAAACCCTAGGCGAATGATACAAGCTGCAGCGGCACTTGAAGATGCAACAAATTTCGTACAAGAAATGTTAGGGCAATATTAATGGGCGCAACACTTTGTGAAGAATATGGTGAGGAACCAAACTCATGATACATATACAGATTTAAGAGCAAAATATGAGATTTAATTTCATGCTAGCACTTCCATCCATGACATGTTTAAGCCTTAAGGTATGCCTGGATAGGAAATTAAAGatacaatttaattaaaaattagaaataaaatttaattgaaaatcTAATATgaaaataaagttaagaatacTATTTTTCTTACTTATTAAAAACAATAGTTGCGATTGATGTAAATATTCTAATTTCATAAGTACTCTACTTTAAATCTCATTGATAGATTGATCAATATATTAGAAGTTAGGTGTGTTTATCTACATCTTGCACAATAGAGAAATCATGGTTGTGTACAACAACACATACATTAATAAAAAAAATCTTGTGAAGGTGGAAATCAAATCAAAAGACATTAATGCATTCAAATCCATTATTTTTTTGGGTGCAACCATGGTAGACTTTGAAAGGTCCTTAAACTAAAAATTGTTGCATTTGTGTGGCAATTTGATGGGCACAGTTTATTGGAGCAATTATATACAATTCAAGCATAAACATCATAATCATGACTTTCAAAATCAATATTCAATAGAAATACTTGGATGACAAAATTCAATGAATTTACTTCAAAACCTTTAGGAAGTCCAAACTTACCTCCAAATATTGTTGTGGCACTTCTTTGATACATGTGACAAAAAATACATTGCAATAAATTTATGCACTACAATAGAAATAGCATTGCAAGTAATTTCTCACTTCCTTATGCTCTCCAACGTATGAAAATGGATCATCTTAAACCATTGAATATCTACGAAACATATTTTTACCTCAACTATAAAAAAAACTACTACATATTTTTTAAGGACAATAGCACAAAGGAAATGTAATCTAAC is a genomic window of Cryptomeria japonica chromosome 7, Sugi_1.0, whole genome shotgun sequence containing:
- the LOC131045209 gene encoding transcription termination factor MTEF18, mitochondrial; the encoded protein is MPAQTMLFLKCILSPFRYYVLLKCSSFSASKFSDAISSNRPRTEAEEYCRRKIAMTQFLLNECGFSESQVLAIGRRDEDLFKVISIRTAQQAVQLFRDSGFTEDQVRKIVLLQPNTIKLKVHSQLKPKIEFMKALGFTGSDLAHIISQEPRFLGCNLEQNLNPKVPLLVGIFGSKLNLYKIIMRYPRVLMCNTDNMKPNIDILKQSSMQDELLLCNHGKARFNFSQCEKPGILEGSKAFANALAVVDSSGLENFENKLKLLTTLGLLENEILKIVRWSPSTLTVGIDMIKKKMDFLKNTAGFQPNIVVSYPRLLCYSIENRLQPRHKVIEFLSETDPSRLPRSLAKVYGLSEQCFADKFLMGGPEAAKFFEKYKGKSTVC